Proteins found in one Verrucomicrobiota bacterium genomic segment:
- a CDS encoding zinc ribbon domain-containing protein, with protein sequence MATYVYETIPVDPNARPRQFEVEQRMSDPPLKVDPQTGLPVRRVITGGSGIVTRGTSILSMKVKRSRR encoded by the coding sequence GAAACAATTCCTGTGGACCCGAACGCGCGACCACGACAGTTTGAGGTGGAGCAAAGAATGTCCGACCCGCCCTTGAAGGTGGACCCGCAAACCGGGCTGCCGGTGCGAAGGGTGATCACGGGCGGCAGCGGAATCGTGACGCGCGGCACGAGCATCCTGTCAATGAAGGTGAAACGATCCAGGCGCTGA